ATCATGCCGCAGAAGTTTTTGTGCTGGCACTTAAAAAATTGCACACCGGAGCGTTTGACGTCCACCCTTTATAGGTTAAACTGAGTCCATGTCTTTAAATGTGCAGGGACTTTGTAAGACGTTTACCGATCATCTTACGCTCAAGAAAAAACAAGTGTTGTTTGATGTCAGTTTCGCCGTTCCCGAGGGATCGGTGACTGGTTTTCTAGGCAGTAATGGCGCTGGTAAGACGACGACGATAAAAAGCATTCTTTCTCTTTTGCGATTCGAAAGAGGAAACGTCGAGTTTTTTTCTGGCAACCTCAAAGATCCAAAATCACAGATTGGGTATTTGCCAGAGCGTCCTTACTTTTACGAATACCTCACTGGGATGGAATTTCTTTTGTTCTACGGACAGCTCTCGATGTCTGATTCCAAAATACAAATTAAAGAAAAGGCGAAAATTCTTTTAAAGAGAGTCGGATTGGAACACGCCGAGAATACTTTTCTTCGAAGTTATTCCAAAGGGATGCTTCAAAGGATAGGTTTAGCCCAGGCTCTCATCCATAAGCCTCGTTTTCTTATTCTGGATGAGCCCATGTCGGGATTAGACCCAGACGGTCGTTACCAGGTCACGCAGATTATTCAAGAAGTGGCTGCCAGTGGCGCGACAATTTTTTTTAGTAGCCACTTACTTACGGATGTAGAAAGACTTTGCGATCGACTCGTAATCATTGACTACGGCAAGATTATTTACGAAGGCTTGCAGAAAAATTTCTTGACCGCCGGCGATGGTGGCTACGAAGTGACCTACACTCCGCAAGACTCAGCAACGGTCGCCATTAAAAACTGCAAGGATCTATCCGAGGTCACGGAATTTTTGAACCAAATCAAATCGCAGAACGCGAGCTTGCTCGAGGTGAAGCAACCACGAGTGACTTTGGAAGAGGCTTTTAATCAAATTAAAAAACAACACTCCCAACAGCGAGAGATGCAGTCATGAAGGCCGTCAGAGTTATTGCAGCCAATACCGTCGTCGAGCTCCTTCGTAATAGGCTCCTCTACACTCTGTTAGTGATTACGATTTTTCTATTGGCACTGATGGTTGCCGTGGGACAACTGAGCTATACAGAGCAACTTCGGTTAACATTGGGCCTGGGTCTTTCGAGCATTCATATGTGTCTTATGGGACTGACGATTTTTGTCGGCGGTTCTATGGTGTATAAAGAAATCGAAAAGCTGACGATTTTAACTCTTCTCGCAAAGCCGGTGTATCGCTACGAATTTATCCTGGGCAAATACTTTGGATTTCTATGTTTAATGGTACTCATTATATCTAGCCTGTTTGTGATCTACTGTTTGAATCTTATGTTTATGGGCTTTGAGGTCCCGCTCGCAGAGCTCTTCATCGTATTTTTTGGATTTTATCTCGAAGTCGCGTTGCTATTGGCGGTGACCATTTGTTTTTCGACGTTCTGCGCATCGTTTTTAACGATATTGTTTTCTCTATCGTTCTTTATTATTGGGCACTGGGTTCAAAATCTAAGTTTCATCGGAAACTTCGCCGCCGCAAAATTTTATGTGAATTTTGCCAAGGTGATGCAAACTGTATTTCCAAATTTGGAGGCTTTCAATTGGCGTTCGCTTCCCTTGGAGAACAATCTTCTGCAGTTATCTATTGGCAGTACTTCCTTAATGGCGTTAACCTGGGTCCTGTTCTTTTTAACGGCGGCGATATTTATTTTTAAAGGAAGAGATTTTGCCTGATTTATTTTTTCTTCTGGTGTTCTTTCTTTTTGGAGCCGCTCTCGGGAGCTTTGCCAACGTCCTCATCGTGCGCATGCCCGAAGATGAAAGTATTATTCCCAGAAGTCGTTGTCGCTCTTGCAAAAAGCAAATTCCTTGGTATTTCAATTTTCCGTTGTTTTCTTGGTTGATTCTGCGAGGAAAGTGCAGAATGTGCGGAGCCAAGATTCCGTTTCGATATTTCTTAGTTGAACTATTGATGGCGACTTTTTTTGCGCTGACTTTTCACGTGTTTGATTTGAGCTGGTATAGTTTTGAAGTCTTAATTTTCGTCTTCGGGGCCATTACGGCCTCCTTTATCGATATCGATCACATGATTTTGCCCGACGAATTCACCTTAGGGGGAACTGCTCTAGCTCTCGTTGGGGCCGCCTTAAATCCCGAACGGAGCTTTTGGGATGCATGCCTCGGCGCTTTTGTCGGAGGTGGGTTATTGTTTGCTGTGGGTTACATCTACTGGCTCATTCGTAAGCGCGAAGGAATGGGTGGCGGAGACATTAAGCTGCTTGCTTGGATCGGAGCTCTTATGGGTGTCACCTCCATTCCGTTTGTGTTGATGGTGGCCTGTGTTTTAGGAACTCTTCACTCCCTGCATTCCATCTTTGTGCAAAAAAAAGATGCGGATGAAGGCTTCCCCTTTGGTCCAGCTATTGTAGCCGCAGCCTTTATCTACCTGTTTGTCGGTCCTCATACTATGGTCCAGCTGATATTTCCCTCTCTTGGCCACTGATTACCACCAAGGTTTGACTTTAAGTCGTCTGTTCTCAATAATTTAACTTGAGGCCGACTATCATGATGTTCTTCAAAAAGCAGATATTAGGACTAGATCTAGGTTCTAGTTCTATTAAGATCGCTCATCTCAAGATGAGTGGAAAAAACGCCGTTCTTAACGAACTGCTTATTTTTCCCACGTCGAAAGGGGCCATCGATGCGGGCGACATCGTTCATCCAGAAATCGTCGCCAACACTCTTCGTGATGGTCTTACCAAAAAATCATATGCAAAAAGTCCCGTGTGCGTAGGGATGTTCGGCGGTGCGGTGATCACGAAGAAAATCTCCATGCCCAAAATGGATCCCAAACTTTTGCAGGAACAATTACGTTGGGAAGCCGAACAGTACATTCCTTTTAATATTGAAGAGGCTGTTTTTGATTTTCATATCTTAGGTTCTAGTCATGCGGAGACCATGGATGTCCTATTGGTTGCTGCGAGACAAGAGCATATCTTTCGATATTTCGAAGCGACACAAAGTGCGGGCCTCGATTGTGCGGTGATCGATGTGAACTGTTTGGCCCTGGCGAACTGTTTCGAATTCAATTACGGTACGGTTCCCGGAACGGTGGCGCTCATCAATATTGGCGCCAGCTGTACGAACTTAGTCATTCTCGAAGCCGGTCAGTTGGTTTTCTCCCGAGACATTCCCTACGGAGGTTCGCTTTTTGATGCCGAAATCTCTAGAGAGTTGGGAATTGCGGCCCAAGATGCGGAAGGCTTAAAGCTGGGACTGTCGATGAATCGCGAAACACCTCCTGAGGTCTTATCCATCCTACAGATGGTCAACGAAACTATTGCCCAAGAGATTAATAATAGTTTTGATTTTTATAAGAACACCGCAATCAATGCCTCCGTTTCGCAGATTTTTGTCAGCGGCGGAGCAATACAAACTCCTGGGCTGTACGAAAAAATTCAAGAAGTGACTCAGGTGAATTGCCTGGAACACAATCCATTTCAAAGAATTTCTGTAAATCCTAAATTCATCACCCCGGAATATCAGCAGCAAATTCGGTTATTTTCGCCGATAGCACTGGGCCTCGCCTTAAGGAATCAGGGCTGATGATTAAGATTAATTTAGCGAACACGTTTACTAAAAAAAATGATGGCGGCGCCGGTGGCACGAGCTCCGGTAATCCTAAAGAAGAGCTCCAGAAAAACGTCATCAAAGTATTGCTGATGCTGACTCCACTGATTGGGCTCTATTACTACGAAAAGGTCGACATTTCTCGACAGCGAGAAGAATTGGTCGTTCTACAAACAGAGGCGGCCCGGATGGAAGCCGAGCTCGCTAAGGTGGGATCGATTGATAACATATTAAAGCAAGTTTCAGAGCAGAAGAAAGATCTCGAAGAGAAATTTACCGTCATTCGGCAGATTTTTGGGTTACGAACTAAAAAGATGGAGGCCCTAGTCCTTCTCCAGCAACAGATTCCACCGACGAGCTGGCTGACATCGATCAAGGCCGAAAATACGGATATCGAAGTCGAGGGCTATTCCAACAGTATTGATGATGCGCAGATGTACATTAACCGTTTAGCCGCAGAAAAGTCGGTGTTTACCTCAGTAAATAGTAAAGATGTTTCCAAGGCGAAAACCGGCGATAAGGAAGCGTATAAGTTTGATATCACGCTTCGCTTAAAGGAATAGAATGGGAATTAAAGACGATTTCAAAAATTTAGAGCCCAGTAAAGCCGCGATGGTAGGAATCATCCTCGCGACGATCTATTACTTTCTTCTCTTTGATAAAGGGGATGCGATTACTGCAGAGAAAGCAACGCTGCAAACGACCATTAACCAAAAGACGGAGCGTCTAAAACAGGTCGAGAATGCCATGAATAACAAAGCGGCCTTCCAAAAAGAGGTGGACGAACTGACTCGTAATTTTGACGACCTCATTAAGTATTTTCCTGTGGATCTTGATATGAACAATATGTTGTATCAAGTGCGCAAACGCCTAGAGGCCACCAGTAATAAAATGGAGTCGATCAAAAAAGGCGAGTCTAAATCCCGCCGTTTCGAAGGCTATAACGAGGCGACGATGGAGATCGAAAGTCGTGGGAGCTTCCACGATGCCATGAGCTTTTTGTCATCGTTAACCTCCATGGATCGAGTCGTGGATTTTATTAAGATGGATTTGGCGTCGGACGGCTCTACCGATGAAATTTCTCAAGTGAAACTGAAATTGACCTTAAGTATTTTTAGTCAGTCTGAAAAGTCTAAACCTCCAGCAGGCTCAGGAGGAAAAGTCGGTGGTTAAGTTTCTTCCGCTTATTTTTATTTTACAAATTTTCGCCCAAGAGCCACCGCCTCCACCGGACGCATTGGAAGAGGCCGCCGTTGTGGAATCTCCCGCGGCGCCGGCCGCCGCAGCCAATTCCCCTGGAGCGTCGTCCAATTTGCCTGCGGGACGCTCCCTAGTTCAAGAATACGCAAAACCATTTATGTACGAGCGAGATGGCCAGCGCGATCCATTTGTGCTGCCGGAGGGCTTAAATCCTCTTGTTCCAGGTCCATACTTTGGTCCATTTTTAGAGTTGCAAGAAGTGAAGCTGGACAACGTAAAACTCAAGGGTGTTTTCCTGGACCCAAGTCGCCCTCGCGTACTTCTACAGGTGCGTATGCGTGATAAAGACTCCCTCGTTCGTCTAGGGAAGAACGATTACATCGGCGAAAACTTCGGTTACATCGCTGCCATCCGCGAAAACGAGATCGTGATCGTACAGACGTTTGATCAGGGAAATAAAAAATATTCTACGACTCGAACGATATCTATAGAAAAATAGATAATAGACATCATTTGGAATTATTCCTCTAGGAGATGACATGAACAGGATGTTTTTTCATCTATTGTGCGTACTCGTATTTTCCATTCTTACATCTTGCACATCGGATGACGACGGTAACGTTGGTGCCGACGAATTGGAAGGATCAAGCACGCAAATGGATTCTGACGATTCATCGGATGAAGATTTCGGTGATTTAGAAGATATCGATAGTGAAGAGTCTTCGACGTCGACGACGACAGCAACAGCCAGCGGTTCCGACTCGTTCAGTGATATCGAAGATTTCAATGATGATCTTATTAGTAACGAACTTGCGAATGAGGATATCTCGACACCCAAACCAGAATCCAATTCCAGCAGCGAAACGATGACGGTGGCCTCTTCCGGCGGTGGCGGAGACGAATTGGATCTGGAGTCGGCAGACTTTCAGACGTCAACGGTGACTTCAACGGAGACCACCACCGAAGTCCTTCCTGAGGTGAGCCCCATTGTAGAAACGACCTCGTCCTTTGGGAATAAGATTACCAACTTAGAGTATAAGTCCTTTGAATCTGGCGGAACTATTTTGATCACCGCCGACAAGCCGATGGAGTACCAGGTTAAGGAAGAACCGCAGTTCAACCAGGTGATCGTTGAGGTTGCGGATGTCTTCCTTCCCGAAAATCTCAAACTT
This genomic interval from Bdellovibrionales bacterium contains the following:
- a CDS encoding pilus assembly protein PilM encodes the protein MMFFKKQILGLDLGSSSIKIAHLKMSGKNAVLNELLIFPTSKGAIDAGDIVHPEIVANTLRDGLTKKSYAKSPVCVGMFGGAVITKKISMPKMDPKLLQEQLRWEAEQYIPFNIEEAVFDFHILGSSHAETMDVLLVAARQEHIFRYFEATQSAGLDCAVIDVNCLALANCFEFNYGTVPGTVALINIGASCTNLVILEAGQLVFSRDIPYGGSLFDAEISRELGIAAQDAEGLKLGLSMNRETPPEVLSILQMVNETIAQEINNSFDFYKNTAINASVSQIFVSGGAIQTPGLYEKIQEVTQVNCLEHNPFQRISVNPKFITPEYQQQIRLFSPIALGLALRNQG
- a CDS encoding pilus assembly protein PilP, which produces MVKFLPLIFILQIFAQEPPPPPDALEEAAVVESPAAPAAAANSPGASSNLPAGRSLVQEYAKPFMYERDGQRDPFVLPEGLNPLVPGPYFGPFLELQEVKLDNVKLKGVFLDPSRPRVLLQVRMRDKDSLVRLGKNDYIGENFGYIAAIRENEIVIVQTFDQGNKKYSTTRTISIEK
- a CDS encoding PilN domain-containing protein; the encoded protein is MIKINLANTFTKKNDGGAGGTSSGNPKEELQKNVIKVLLMLTPLIGLYYYEKVDISRQREELVVLQTEAARMEAELAKVGSIDNILKQVSEQKKDLEEKFTVIRQIFGLRTKKMEALVLLQQQIPPTSWLTSIKAENTDIEVEGYSNSIDDAQMYINRLAAEKSVFTSVNSKDVSKAKTGDKEAYKFDITLRLKE
- a CDS encoding ABC transporter ATP-binding protein, whose product is MSLNVQGLCKTFTDHLTLKKKQVLFDVSFAVPEGSVTGFLGSNGAGKTTTIKSILSLLRFERGNVEFFSGNLKDPKSQIGYLPERPYFYEYLTGMEFLLFYGQLSMSDSKIQIKEKAKILLKRVGLEHAENTFLRSYSKGMLQRIGLAQALIHKPRFLILDEPMSGLDPDGRYQVTQIIQEVAASGATIFFSSHLLTDVERLCDRLVIIDYGKIIYEGLQKNFLTAGDGGYEVTYTPQDSATVAIKNCKDLSEVTEFLNQIKSQNASLLEVKQPRVTLEEAFNQIKKQHSQQREMQS
- a CDS encoding ABC transporter permease subunit, producing MKAVRVIAANTVVELLRNRLLYTLLVITIFLLALMVAVGQLSYTEQLRLTLGLGLSSIHMCLMGLTIFVGGSMVYKEIEKLTILTLLAKPVYRYEFILGKYFGFLCLMVLIISSLFVIYCLNLMFMGFEVPLAELFIVFFGFYLEVALLLAVTICFSTFCASFLTILFSLSFFIIGHWVQNLSFIGNFAAAKFYVNFAKVMQTVFPNLEAFNWRSLPLENNLLQLSIGSTSLMALTWVLFFLTAAIFIFKGRDFA
- the pilO gene encoding type 4a pilus biogenesis protein PilO — protein: MGIKDDFKNLEPSKAAMVGIILATIYYFLLFDKGDAITAEKATLQTTINQKTERLKQVENAMNNKAAFQKEVDELTRNFDDLIKYFPVDLDMNNMLYQVRKRLEATSNKMESIKKGESKSRRFEGYNEATMEIESRGSFHDAMSFLSSLTSMDRVVDFIKMDLASDGSTDEISQVKLKLTLSIFSQSEKSKPPAGSGGKVGG